The following coding sequences are from one Ammospiza nelsoni isolate bAmmNel1 chromosome 5, bAmmNel1.pri, whole genome shotgun sequence window:
- the HDAC10 gene encoding polyamine deacetylase HDAC10 isoform X2, translating into MAGKVRNGMALVRPPGHHSQRNAANGFCLFNNVAIAAEYAKLKYGLQRILIVDWDVHHGQGTQYIFEEDPSILYFSWHRYEHQEFWPSLKESDYDAVGLGKGKGFNINLPWNKVGMGNSDYLAAFFHVLLPMAFEFDPELVIVSSGYDAGIGDPEGQMNATPEVFAHLTHFLMQLANGKLCVILEGGYHLKSLGESVCMTVRTLLGDPVPQITGEMAPCLSAVESIQNVRAAHKPYWKWLAYEDTSFLQNLSTKSHLLKKANSNPSTEDESQITNNNNTVKVERFLELHMKNILFPVPPIKTATTGSEGSEHFLPEHVQLVKEMDETEIKALVSGFYADLVKEDKTLLSLGSTFVILDKILKKEVCNGIAASPTAALSAAVALRHSVRFGFQRVLCVFVGDMQMIPNTEDGKMLIINICEKEQSRKTGCKHYISLNWKEDAGGNDLFSAVLGFILPVAYSYQPNLTVIAVGPNRNLGISGISLLVALLRGLAESRVFAVIEDTEISLMQSVAKALVGASTPPFGIYVPPTQEKVNKIKALRDQFQQEWKMLQCSVNDGTSRN; encoded by the exons ATGGCAGGGAAAGTGCGCAATGGAATGGCGTTAGTCAG GCCTCCAGGTCACCACAGCCAGAGGAATGCAGCTAATGGGTTCTGTTTGTTCAACAACGTGGCTATTGCAGCAGAATATGCAAAACTGAAATATGGTCTGCAGAG AATCCTAATCGTTGACTGGGATGTGCACCACGGGCAAGGAACTCAATATATATTTGAAGAAGATCCAAG tatTTTGTACTTTTCTTGGCATCGCTATGAGCATCAGGAATTCTGGCCATCACTCAAAGAATCCGATTATGATGCTGTTggtctgggaaaaggaaaaggttttaaCATAAATTTGCCTTGGAATAAG GTTGGGATGGGAAATTCAGATTATCTTGCTGCGTTTTTCCATGTGTTGCTTCCAATGGCTTTTGAG TTTGATCCTGAACTGGTTATTGTCTCCTCTGGATATGATGCTGGAATTGGTGACCCTGAA GGTCAGATGAATGCCACTCCTGAGGTTTTTGCCCACCTTACCCATTTCCTGATGCAGTTAGCTAATGGAAAACTGTGTGTCATCCTAGAG GGCGGATACCACTTGAAATCATTGGGTGAATCAGTGTGCATGACTGTAAGAACTTTGCTTGGAGATCCTGTACCTCAGATAACTGGAGAAATGGCACCTTGTCTAAG tgCTGTTGAATCTATTCAAAATGTGAGAGCAGCACATAAACCCTACTGGAAATGGTTGGCTTATGAAG aTACATCATTTTTACAAAATTTGAGCACCAAATCACACTTACTAAAGAAGGCTAATTCAAATCCCTCCACAGAAGATGAATCTCAGATAACTAACAACAACAACACTGTCAAAGTAGAAAGGTTTTTGGAATTgcacatgaaaaatattctatttCCAGTGCCTCCCATCAAAACAGCAACAACTGGCTCTGAAGGttcagaacattttcttcctgaacATGTTCAGCTGGTGAAGGAAATggatgaaacagaaataaaagctctTGTGAG TGGCTTTTATGCAGACCTTGTGAAAGAAGACAAAACTTTGCTCTCTCTTGGCAGTACATTTGTGATCCTAGATAAGATACTTAAGAAGGAG gTGTGTAATGGAATTGCAGCatcacccacagctgctctttctgctgctgttgcacTAAGACATTCTGTTCGTTTTGGATTTCAAAG AGTGCTTTGTGTATTTGTTGGAGACATGCAGATGATACCCAACACAGAAGATGG aaaaatgctTATCATAAACATCTGTGAGAAAGAACAGTCTAGAAAGACTGGTTGCAAACACTATATTTCTCTAAACTGGAAAGAG gATGCTGGAGGAAATGAtctcttttctgctgtgcttggaTTCATTCTTCCTGTAGCATATAGTTATCAACCAAACCTAACAGTAATAGCTGTTGGACCAAACAGGAACCTTGGAATAAGTGGGATTTCTCTGCTTGTTGCATTACTACGAGGGTTGGCTGAGTCTCGAGTTTTTGCTGTGATTGAG GACACAGAGATAAGTTTAATGCAAAGTGTAGCCAAAGCATTAGTAGGTGCTTCTACACCTCCCTTTGGAATTTATGTACCTCCTACCcaagaaaaagtaaataaaataaaagcattaagAGACCAGTTTCAGCAGGAATGGAAAATGCTTCAGTGTTCAG TGAACGATGGGACTTCCAGAAATTGA